DNA from Cyanobacterium sp. T60_A2020_053:
TCAATTTCCCAAAACTGAAATTTATGGGTTAAGTAGTCAAATACAAAGAGCCTCTGTTTCAATTCCAGCCAATATTGCAGAAGGAAAAGGAAGAAATTATTTGGGTGATTATATTCGTCATCTTTCCATTGCTAATGGTTCACTCAAAGAACTAGAAACTCATTTGTTGATTGTTGAACGATTAGAATATATTGAATAGGAAGAATTACAAATCCTCTTAAACAAATGTGAAGAAATTGGCAGAATGTTACATAGTTTAATCGAAAAACTAAGTCAAAAGAAAAAATAGTGAATTTTTTTGATTTTTAAACCTAAAACCTGACACCTGACACCTTCTGCATAATATTATCAAAACCGATTATAAAATATGAGAGCGACGGGCGCTGAACGAGATTATATTCCCTGTGCCATTGCATTAGGTAGTAATTTAGGCAAAAGTATAGAAATTTTAAATCAAGCTGTAAAAATAATTGAATTAACTCCAGAAATTAACTTAATAAATTGTTCACAATGGTATCAAACTAAACCCGTAGGACCGCCACAACCGGATTATTTAAACGGTTGTGTTACTATAAATACATCTTTTTCACCACTAGAATTATTAGATTTTTTGCTCAATATTGAAACAAAATTTGGTAGAGAAAGGAAAGAAAAATGGGGAGCAAGAACTTTGGATATGGATATAATTTTTTATGGTAATTCAATCATTAATTTACCTCAGTTAAAGATACCACATCCTTTGATGAGAGAGCGAACTTTTGTGTTAATTCCTTTAGCTGAAATTGCGCCTAATTGGATCGATCCTGTTACTAATTTAACTGTTCAAGAATTATTAAAAAACATTCTTTTACCTGTAGTGTAGAGCCTTTTGATTGTCAATAGAATTATCCCACAATTAGGATTTTTGCACCGTGGAACAGGCATCTTGCCTGTATGTGTATTAGACTAGCGCCCTTCACCGCCGTGCAATAAATTTCACGGCTACCGTAATGCCGTTTAATAAATTAAACTCTTTCATTAATTAGGGGTTGCTGAAAAAGTATTTTGGTGAAGGGAGGTGTCAGGTGTCGGGTGTCAGGTGTCAGGTGAAATACTTATAAATTAAAGAGTTAAGCCAAATAGTTATTTTTCATTCGGATACCAGAAATACAGATTTTTTGGAGAAAGAAGATTATTTTTGGCACGTTTTTAAATTTTATTGTGCTTAAAAACCTTTATTTAAAAAGGATTTCGATTTATTCAGCAAACCCTAATCATTCATTATCTATTATCAATTATCAATGGTCCATTGTCCATTACTTTTGTAACCACAAACTAACAGCATCGGCAATGGCTTGAGCTAACTTTTCTTGCTCATTCGGGTTAATAATCCATTCAAACTCATCAGGATTAATCATGAAACCTAATTCTAATAATACACTAGGCGCAGAGTGAGGACGAGTGAGGGCAAGATTATTCCAGAATACACCATAAGAAGGACGATCCAGATTTTCCGTTAAATAGTTATGTAAAAATACCGCCAAATCGTGCGCTTGGGGATGATACCAAAACATCCCGATACCTTGGGTTTTTTCAGCATCACCATTATCGGGTAAAGCGTTATAGTGAATGGATAAAGCGAGAGTTGGTTTAGTGTCTCTAATCATAGCAACTCGCTCACCCAGCGCCCTCCCCTCGTCTTTATCACGGGTTAAAATAACCTTAGCGCCCTTCCCCTGTAATTTTTCAGCAATTAACTTAGACACTACCAGATTAACTTCCTTTTCAGTATAACCATTAGGTCCCACAGCGCCCGATTCCGTGCCACCATGACCAGCATCAAGTAAAATAGTAGCACCCTGTAAAGAATTAGATGTTAAACGGGGGGGATAATTAAGACTCAAAATTAATTGATTACCCTCATAGCGCACATCATAACCCCACTGCTGAGAATCTTTGAAGTGAAAAGTATAATCAATGCGTGTGGGTGTCACCTGTTGCCAATCCAAACGGCGAATCAACGGGTTATCATCAAGACGAATGGTATCGGTTTGAGCAATGGTATTATGTAACGACAGGATAAATCGATCATCCTCTTGTTTAATGGTAATCGGTACAGGGTTAGTGAGGGGGAAAATCATCTCCATACCCCGATTATTGCCACGATAACCCACACTGCGGATAGTAGCGAGGGGGGGTACAGTGGTAGGCAAAGTTTGCGTCTCATTGGCACGAATCCAGCCACCATAATCAAGGCGTAACCATTCCCCTTCTTTCCCCGTCACTTGCGCCTTTGTGCCTTGGGGAAGGGGTGTCAAACGAGAATGATTGGTACTCGCACCGGTGCGCGCTACCCCTTCTGGTACACTAACAGCGATAACGGGTAATTGTGAGGGATTAAGGGTAGTAATTTTGCCCACTTGATTTTGCACGATGGTTTTGCCTTCGTAACTCATCGTCATGACGGGATTTTCGTTATTTGTAACGGTGGTGCAACCCTGAAATTTTGCCCAATTTTGAGCATTGATGATATTTGGCTCGTTATTAGCGGTTAAAATGCCACTATTAGGCGGTAAGGTGACAATGTCTCTCGTTGGGGTCAAATTTAGGGTTTTTTGGCTTAATTCTACCTTCACGGTGGCAGTGGCAGGGGCGCTGGTGTGAAAACATACCAATTCATTGGGTAATCTTGCCAAGTCCACGTTAGGATAAATTAAATTTGGCGACAATGTCTCTAACTCTTCTGCTTTTGGTGTGTTGGCAATACGAGTAATTATTTTAGTGATACTTTGATTGTTGGTACGAATAGTGAAGTTATTTTGACCAATTTGTAAAGGGAAACTAGGGGCAAAAAAGCCTTGTTTTGAGGTGTTGATTTCCTGTCCGTTAATTAATACTTTTGTTCCCGCCGTAGTTGAACCAATGAAAAAAAGGCGAGGGGCGCTGGTTTGATGGTTGTCGGGGGGGTAAACTATTTTTAAACTCTGATTTTGTGCCACGGCGGAGGGCGCTGGATACCAAAAGTTATGAGTAATTACCCCCAAGATTACCAAAAATAATAAACTATTTATAAATAATTTTTTAGACATTCTAAAATGAAGTATTTTTGCCTTTAGTATCAACAAATTTAAAAATTTTGATAGCTTCTGTATCTTTATTTCCTAAGTTTAAATCTGGCAATTTTGGCTCTTGCTTTTCTTCTTTTTTAACTACTGTGTCAGGTTTTTTTTCTATTTTTGTTTGATTTGCAGAAGTTTTCAAGTCAGGGTTAGGGGTTTTTAATTCAGGGTGAAGGGTTTTTGAATCGGGGTGGAGGGCGCTGGTATCACTGCCAGTAAATAAATCATTTAATTCTTTTTTAACTGCTTCTGTCAACTGAGCATTAAAGCCAATTATTTTTTTTAATTCTTGAGCTTTCTGTAAAAAATCTTGTACTTTTTGTTTCGTTTCAGCTAATTGTTTTTGTTTTTCGATTAACTGCTCTTGTTTTTTTTGTAAGTCTTTAACTTTTTGTGATAAATCCTGATCTATTTTCTCGAAAAAATCGCCAAACTCCATCGGTAGTACCCCGTAAGCATAAATTATGCCTAATTATATATTAAATAGCCAAAAAATCAATAAGTCAAAAGGGCAAAGTACAAAGGGCAAGGGGCAAAGGTAAATTTAATAATAGTCTTAAATTTACTTGATGTCTGATTCGGTAAACCACATCTTGATGAACAGTCAACATTTGTGACATGATCTCAATTAATTAAACCACAGGCTACAAAGTGGTATTCAATCAATTATATATAATTAAAATTAGAACTGTCTATGAGTAATGTCTTAGAAAAAGGGAATATTTCCATTCATACCGAGAATATTTTTCCCATTATCAAAAAATCGCTCTATACTGATCATGAAATTTTCCTAAGGGAATTAATC
Protein-coding regions in this window:
- a CDS encoding four helix bundle protein encodes the protein MIEVKSYRDLAVWQKSMDLVVNCYQLTSQFPKTEIYGLSSQIQRASVSIPANIAEGKGRNYLGDYIRHLSIANGSLKELETHLLIVERLEYIE
- the folK gene encoding 2-amino-4-hydroxy-6-hydroxymethyldihydropteridine diphosphokinase, coding for MRATGAERDYIPCAIALGSNLGKSIEILNQAVKIIELTPEINLINCSQWYQTKPVGPPQPDYLNGCVTINTSFSPLELLDFLLNIETKFGRERKEKWGARTLDMDIIFYGNSIINLPQLKIPHPLMRERTFVLIPLAEIAPNWIDPVTNLTVQELLKNILLPVV
- a CDS encoding N-acetylmuramoyl-L-alanine amidase, which codes for MSKKLFINSLLFLVILGVITHNFWYPAPSAVAQNQSLKIVYPPDNHQTSAPRLFFIGSTTAGTKVLINGQEINTSKQGFFAPSFPLQIGQNNFTIRTNNQSITKIITRIANTPKAEELETLSPNLIYPNVDLARLPNELVCFHTSAPATATVKVELSQKTLNLTPTRDIVTLPPNSGILTANNEPNIINAQNWAKFQGCTTVTNNENPVMTMSYEGKTIVQNQVGKITTLNPSQLPVIAVSVPEGVARTGASTNHSRLTPLPQGTKAQVTGKEGEWLRLDYGGWIRANETQTLPTTVPPLATIRSVGYRGNNRGMEMIFPLTNPVPITIKQEDDRFILSLHNTIAQTDTIRLDDNPLIRRLDWQQVTPTRIDYTFHFKDSQQWGYDVRYEGNQLILSLNYPPRLTSNSLQGATILLDAGHGGTESGAVGPNGYTEKEVNLVVSKLIAEKLQGKGAKVILTRDKDEGRALGERVAMIRDTKPTLALSIHYNALPDNGDAEKTQGIGMFWYHPQAHDLAVFLHNYLTENLDRPSYGVFWNNLALTRPHSAPSVLLELGFMINPDEFEWIINPNEQEKLAQAIADAVSLWLQK